The window GACTAAGCAACTGAAAATAGAAACACATGAAAACTATGTGATGTTGGCTGCAATTAGTCAGTTTTGAGGCCAGTAGGAGCTGCCTCATTTTGCTCATGTTTATGTTTAGACTTTTTACTAAAATGAAACCTAAAAATTGAGAAACTTCTAATAATGACATTTGGGTGAAATAACCCAGGAGACAAGTATGTTAGTGTAACTAATGCAGCTCTGTAGCTCTCTGTGTGTGAGAAATACCTTTTTGACTTTTTGGACTCAACCTACATTAGTTCCAGTTAAAGGTTGTTATGGTGTTCTCTTTTGGGTtaataaattaatgttttgaGAAGAGAAGTTCTCCTCGCTTTCTTCCCTGTCACAAAagatctggttttgttttggccCAGGACATGCAGTCTGTTTGCCCTTTCCTAATGTGGCTTTTGATGTATTTCTTCTGAGTTCCTGTCTCTTGCTTTCTAGATTGGAAAGTCCAGCTTACACACCATCTCACCCCCTGCAGTCACCCCAGCAGCCTTATCCATCTGTTCCAGGTAACAATTTACAAATGGGTGCAAGAGGCAGTGAGACAAGGTGTTGTTCTCAAACTAAATTGCTGTCTTGCTTATATTTATTCAAACAATATTTATGCAGAAATTACTGGGAGAGCTTTACATGAAAGATTAATGAATGAgttttataatttataaaatgtaCAAATGGgaaatttgtgtttgtttactttttttaattggaCTTCTGTATTGATTATGTGGAATATGGCTTTCAACAACTATCTGTGGTATATTTTAGTAGCATTTgtagaatattttaataataaattctATGAGGGGCATAATGTATATTCAGGATGAAATTGGCTCAATTGCTCTGCTGTTATTTTCAATATATAAACACCTTTTTTTGCCATTGAGGTGTTCCGAGTAGTGAAGCTAATTtgttaaaacaatttttcacaGCAGTTACATTGGGTcctattttcatttcacttagGAGTCATCAGAAGGTCCACATCAATGTCTTATGTAGATGGGTATGTAGGGACATGGCccaaagaaaaaaggtaagtAGTCTTTCTGTACAAGTTGGTTAAAAATTGATTATTTTTTGGTCATGAGTAGTAGTAAGTGCTCCATTGTAGTTTGGATTTTCAAAGTCCTGTAATAAGAATTTTTGTAAGCAACTTCCAAAagtagaaaaatgagaaaactgtaTCATGGATTAAGAATTGGGTAACAGGAAACaatcttcagaaagaaataacttatttttttgcattgaaagaggtatttttcaaatatttgaattgTTGGCATCAATTTGTTCCCATTTACTCATCACAATGAACTGAAAGTGGTAAGAGTAACATGGCTAATGAGCTCAGTAGCATTTAAGCTTGTATTATTTTGTGGATGCTAAGAACAATCAGGttaaatgttttggttttcagttaGACTGGTCATAAACTCTCAATCTGTAGGATGTAAATGAATGTTAAACCTGTAAGCGTTGTAGTGGTGTGTAAATTGTCTCTTTTCACAACTTCCTTCCGATCTATGATGGCAGTGCCAATATTCCTAGAATGCCCAGAATTTATTCCAAAGTATTAAAAAGCACTGGCTGACTGTGAGGAACATATTATGTTCTATTTtattgtgcttttaaaaattactgtattcatatatatatttgaaatatctaaaaatacatataaatttATTATACTTGGTGCTAGGCAAAATACAGTACTTCTAACAGTGCCTTTAATACTACCAgcttaaaattttaaaaccaaatattAATAGTTTACTATTATTAATAACCATGAGTTGCTCAGTTACTTGCTTTACTCTGATCTCTGTTAGGTCATCATTACATGGAGTTTCGTTTGACATTCCTTttgacaaagaaaaaagcattcCATTACCCACTCCAAGCAGAGGAATTCCTAGATCTGTGAGTAATGAGGGCCTTACAGGGAACATCAACCGCGTGCCAAAGCATTCTAGAAAAAATCTGTCCTTCAAACCACTaaatggagaagaggaaaatcaaGGTATCGAAGAGGAAAAGGATGTGATAGCTCTTAAAGACACAAAGGCCAATCAGTCTCTTAATGCAAATCAGAGAAATGCCAATGAGAGCAGCCACTACAGGTTTCCAAATGGAGCTTTGCAAAACAGGGCAGTTCTGGATGATTTTGGCAATCAGATTGAGACGCCGAGCATTGAAGAGGCTTTGCAGATAATTCACGACACTGAAAAACCTCCTAGACTTCTCCAAACAGACCAAATTACAAATGGGTTCTTTCTCCACAATCGTGAAATGAGCATCTTGAATTCAAACATTAAACCAAATCAGTCTACCCCAGATATAATCACAGACACTAAGGGTGCTCTGAGTCCTGTGACTGACACTACAGAGGTAGATACTGGAATACATGTCCCTTCCGAAGATATTCCAGAGACAATGGATGAGGATTCATCTTTGAGAGATTACACTGTAAGCATGGACTCTGACATGGAAGAACCAGCTAAGCTTCTCCAGGATTATGACACGCGAGCTGGCAATCACAGAGACCAGCTAagcccctgtcccagctcagtcAGCACTAAATCCCAGGCGGGCAGCAGTGCCTCTTCCAGCTCGGGGGTTAAAATGACcagctttgcagagcagaaGTTCAGGAAGTTGAATCACACAGATAGTAAAAGCAGTGGAAGCAGTTCTCAGAAAACCACACCAGAAGGTTCTGAGCTGAACATTCCTCATGTGGTTGCTTGGACTCATATTCCTGAGGAGGCATCTGTTCCTCAGGGAAGAGACACTACACAGTTACTGGCTTCTGAAATGGTACAGCTTAGGATGAAGCTGGAGGAAAAGAGGCGAGCCATTGAGGCACAGAAGAAGAAAGTTGAAGCTGCATTCACAAAGCAGCGGCAGAAAATGGGAAGAACAGCATTTCTCAATGTTGTGAAAAAGAAAGGTGATGGAGTATCACCCCTcagagaagaagcagcaggagctgaagaTGAGAAGGTGTTCTCTGACAATAATCggttgaaagaaaaagaaactcaaaaATCAGATGACCCAACTAGTAAGACTTCAGAATTACTAAAAGAAACCCCTGAAAATTCTCATAGCAGATGGTTAAAATCTCCTGCTACTTCTGTGGATGCTGAAAAGCAATGGAATTTAGCAAGCCCCTCCGAAGAAAATTTGAATGAAGGAGATCTTTTAGAATATACAAAATCTATTGAAAAACTGAACTCTTCCCTACACTTTTTACAACAAGAAATGCAACGTCTATCCCTTCAACAGGAGATGTTGATGCAGATGAGAGAGCAACAGGCTTGGGTTATTTCTcctcctcagccttctcctcagaAACAGACTCGGGACTTTAAGTCTTCATCAAGACAAGCGGGAACTCCATCTGCTGTTGCACCTTTCTCACAGGAATCTCCTCGCTCTACACATCAATCTCCACAGTCTTCCAACAGGAAGAATGCCTcttttcacattaaaatgcaAAGGACTCCTAGGCCAAATGAACTGAAAATAACACCTCTAAATCGTACCTTGACTGCCCCACGGTCTGTGGACAGTCTTCCCCGTCTGAGGAGATTTTCTCCAAGTCAAGTTCCCATTCAGACTAGatcatttgtttgctttggagATGATGGTGAACATGTAAGTGAAGCTCAGGTAAAGGGAAATCTTGTGAAGGAAGCCAAGCCTACAGAAGGGGAAGCAAAAGAAGAAGGACCAAAATTGCCAAAACAGTGCGCAGAGAAGTTGGAGGAAAAGGAGATTAAACCTATTGAATCTAATGTTTCTGAAGTATTATCTCAGCCTATCACAGAAACTGTCTGCCTCACTCCAAATGAAGATCAGCTAAACCAACCGATTTTACCACCTCCAGCTCCCAAAACAGCTAACCTAATTGAAGTTTCCCTATCAGATTTGAAGCCACCAGAAAAAAGTGAAGCATCTGTTGAGAAATACGAAGGTGAGAGTGATAGAGAGCAGTTTGAAGATGACCAGAAAGTGTGTTGTGGATTCTTTTTTAAGGTAAGAGAACTGGTGGATGTATGTGTTGGCTATTAAGCTTCATTTGAAAAGGAACTTTTTAACTGAGATGTGGATGTCAGTGATGACTTGAAGTCAAAACAGATGGTTCTGCAACTCTAAATGTACAAGCTTATCTTTTGCACTTGATTAATTTGGCATCATAAAAGTGGTAATATTCTACAGTATTGCAGTTCTGAGCATGCCAGAGCTTTCCATTCATCGTTGTGGAAGAGTGCTTGGAGTTTTTGATGAGGAGGATGCATGCTGCatgtagatttatttttaacataagCTTTGGTGACTATAATTAAACATGCTCACATCTCACCCTCACTTCCTCATCTCACCCCAAATTTAactaaaaaattattaatgtttttGAATTGCACTTTGGAGAgcctttttccctctcttggcTGGCTAATGAATGAGACTCCCTTTTGAAGTTGCTATTTGGGAGCGCTCAGTGACTTTTTATTAAAGAACTATGTTGAGACAGTGTTTTAACTACAATGCACATTGTAAGAGAGTGGTCTAGACACTGAGAGCCATCAAGATTTTGAATTTCCATCTTGAAATACCCCAGAATCTGGTATCATGTATCTGAGATTCTCCTTGCTTGTCTGGAAGCCTTCCTTAGTTCTAACAAAACACCTGCTTTGATCAGAAGTTACTTCTATACACTGCTTAATTATTGGGGTTTGTGATAATCTCCCTTCATCTCCATACACTCGAATCTTTCAAAGCTTAATGCAGAGGTTTATGCTGTATGGGATCTCACTCTAAAATATCTCACTTGGCCAGTTTTGTCATATCAGTGCTGAATTTTGTTTGActaagaaggaaaaattctgtTATGAAAGGTTTGTAGCAGTCTTGGGAAAAATCATTTACAATAAACTTACTCCAAGTACTGCAAGAGTATGTGGGGATATTGTAACCCAGTGTACAGAATGAAGTGTCTAATGATTTAGCAACATCAGTTGCCAAATTCAGAGATCCTAATGTTTTTGGGTCCTTTTCCTTCAAATACCATTGCTAGGATGatcaaaaggcagaaaatgatATGGCAATGAAACGAGCAGCATTGTTGGAGAAGCGTTtgaggagggaaagagagacTTTGCTTcgaaagcagcagctggaagcagaaCTAGAACATAAGAAGGAAGAGACAAGGTAAAACTACATGCCCTGATCCCAGTGATTGGTAATGGTGAACGTAAAAATGTCTGGTTTAGTTAAAAGCATAACTTGCATGTCAAAAGATTGGATATTAATACCCGAGAGATTTACTACTGGAGCCAGATGTGCTGAGGAGCCCAGCTGGCCCTGCAAGTCAGCAGGTGGCATCAGTCTGTACTCAGGCTCAAAATGTGAGCTGTGCTGGCCTGAGCAAGCTCTTCAGAGTAGGCCCTGCCCTGCTTGGCATTCCGAGGGGAGAGCCAATCCCTCAGGGCTTCTTTCTGCACAAATGCACAGTGCTCACCCTGTCACAGCAGCCAAGATGAGAAACGTGGGTTTCAATTTATTAGTAGCAGTATCCCAAAAACTGTAAACTGTCTGAGAATTGGTGTTTGAGAATTCTAAAGTTCCAACAATTTCATGCCTGTGTTGTCCTCACTGTGCTAACTGAAATCCTTTATTTGGAAAGTTTGTACGGGTGAATTTACTCCATAATTTTTAGACGCAAAACAGAAGAAGAACGTCAGAAGAAGGAGGATGAACGAGCACGGCGAGAATTTATCAAGCAGGAGTATATGAGAAGGAAACAACTAAAGCTTATGGAAGACATGGATACTGTCATAAAGCCACGTTCCCTctcaatcaaacaaaaaaagccacgTCCAAAATCTATTCATAGAGATCATATTGAATCACCTAAGACACCAATCAAAGGTCCACCAGGTAACAAATGTGTATGTGGAAAAGAGTCTGTTCATGCTAAAACACCAGCGTGGTTTTTGGTTCTAACAAGCACGTGCACTCTTGAGTGTCTTGTGCTAAATTGAAGCTGCACATGACCGAACTGGAAAGGTAAAAGTTTGCCAATGGAAATGGAAAGATGAGT of the Pithys albifrons albifrons isolate INPA30051 chromosome 10, PitAlb_v1, whole genome shotgun sequence genome contains:
- the CAMSAP2 gene encoding calmodulin-regulated spectrin-associated protein 2 isoform X2, with translation MGDAADAKEMRKTFIVPAIKPFDHYDFSRAKIACNLAWLVAKAFGTENVPEELREPFYTDQYDQEHIKPPVVNLLLSAELYCRAGSLILKSDAAKPLLGHDAVIQALAQKGLYVTDQEKLVTERDLHKKPIQMSAHLAMIDTLMMAYTVEMVSVEKVIACTQQYSTFLQATDVPYDIEDAVMYWINKVNEHLKDIMEQEQKLKEHHSAESAGGQKSPTKWFWKLVPARYRKEQTLLKQLPCIPLVENLLKDGTDGCALAALIHFYCPDIIKLEDICLKETMSLADSLYNLQLIQEFCQEYLNQCCHFSLEDMLYAASSIKSNYMVFMAELFWWFEVVKPSFVQPRVVVHPQAEPAKDAASAHSLNTNRRNYVDSPSGSDFAARLESPAYTPSHPLQSPQQPYPSVPGVIRRSTSMSYVDGYVGTWPKEKRSSLHGVSFDIPFDKEKSIPLPTPSRGIPRSVSNEGLTGNINRVPKHSRKNLSFKPLNGEEENQGIEEEKDVIALKDTKANQSLNANQRNANESSHYRFPNGALQNRAVLDDFGNQIETPSIEEALQIIHDTEKPPRLLQTDQITNGFFLHNREMSILNSNIKPNQSTPDIITDTKGALSPVTDTTEVDTGIHVPSEDIPETMDEDSSLRDYTVSMDSDMEEPAKLLQDYDTRAGNHRDQLSPCPSSVSTKSQAGSSASSSSGVKMTSFAEQKFRKLNHTDSKSSGSSSQKTTPEGSELNIPHVVAWTHIPEEASVPQGRDTTQLLASEMVQLRMKLEEKRRAIEAQKKKVEAAFTKQRQKMGRTAFLNVVKKKGDGVSPLREEAAGAEDEKVFSDNNRLKEKETQKSDDPTSKTSELLKETPENSHSRWLKSPATSVDAEKQWNLASPSEENLNEGDLLEYTKSIEKLNSSLHFLQQEMQRLSLQQEMLMQMREQQAWVISPPQPSPQKQTRDFKSSSRQAGTPSAVAPFSQESPRSTHQSPQSSNRKNASFHIKMQRTPRPNELKITPLNRTLTAPRSVDSLPRLRRFSPSQVPIQTRSFVCFGDDGEHVSEAQVKGNLVKEAKPTEGEAKEEGPKLPKQCAEKLEEKEIKPIESNVSEVLSQPITETVCLTPNEDQLNQPILPPPAPKTANLIEVSLSDLKPPEKSEASVEKYEGESDREQFEDDQKVCCGFFFKDDQKAENDMAMKRAALLEKRLRRERETLLRKQQLEAELEHKKEETRRKTEEERQKKEDERARREFIKQEYMRRKQLKLMEDMDTVIKPRSLSIKQKKPRPKSIHRDHIESPKTPIKGPPVSSLSLASLNTGDNESVQSGKRTPRSESVEGFLSPSRCGSRNGEKDWENASTTSSVASATEYTGPKLFKEPSAKSNKYIIQNALAHCCLAGKVNEGQKKKILEEMEKSDANNFLILFRDSGCQFRSLYTYCPDTEEINKLTGIGPKSITKKMIEGLYKYNSDRKQFSHIPAKTLSASVDAITIHSHLWQTKRPVTPKKLLPTKA
- the CAMSAP2 gene encoding calmodulin-regulated spectrin-associated protein 2 isoform X3 yields the protein MGDAADAKEMRKTFIVPAIKPFDHYDFSRAKIACNLAWLVAKAFGTENVPEELREPFYTDQYDQEHIKPPVVNLLLSAELYCRAGSLILKSDAAKPLLGHDAVIQALAQKGLYVTDQEKLVTERDLHKKPIQMSAHLAMIDTLMMAYTVEMVSVEKVIACTQQYSTFLQATDVPYDIEDAVMYWINKVNEHLKDIMEQEQKLKEHHSAESAGGQKARYRKEQTLLKQLPCIPLVENLLKDGTDGCALAALIHFYCPDIIKLEDICLKETMSLADSLYNLQLIQEFCQEYLNQCCHFSLEDMLYAASSIKSNYMVFMAELFWWFEVVKPSFVQPRVVVHPQAEPAKDAASAHSLNTNRRNYVDSPSGSDFAARLESPAYTPSHPLQSPQQPYPSVPGVIRRSTSMSYVDGYVGTWPKEKRSSLHGVSFDIPFDKEKSIPLPTPSRGIPRSVSNEGLTGNINRVPKHSRKNLSFKPLNGEEENQGIEEEKDVIALKDTKANQSLNANQRNANESSHYRFPNGALQNRAVLDDFGNQIETPSIEEALQIIHDTEKPPRLLQTDQITNGFFLHNREMSILNSNIKPNQSTPDIITDTKGALSPVTDTTEVDTGIHVPSEDIPETMDEDSSLRDYTVSMDSDMEEPAKLLQDYDTRAGNHRDQLSPCPSSVSTKSQAGSSASSSSGVKMTSFAEQKFRKLNHTDSKSSGSSSQKTTPEGSELNIPHVVAWTHIPEEASVPQGRDTTQLLASEMVQLRMKLEEKRRAIEAQKKKVEAAFTKQRQKMGRTAFLNVVKKKGDGVSPLREEAAGAEDEKVFSDNNRLKEKETQKSDDPTSKTSELLKETPENSHSRWLKSPATSVDAEKQWNLASPSEENLNEGDLLEYTKSIEKLNSSLHFLQQEMQRLSLQQEMLMQMREQQAWVISPPQPSPQKQTRDFKSSSRQAGTPSAVAPFSQESPRSTHQSPQSSNRKNASFHIKMQRTPRPNELKITPLNRTLTAPRSVDSLPRLRRFSPSQVPIQTRSFVCFGDDGEHVSEAQVKGNLVKEAKPTEGEAKEEGPKLPKQCAEKLEEKEIKPIESNVSEVLSQPITETVCLTPNEDQLNQPILPPPAPKTANLIEVSLSDLKPPEKSEASVEKYEGESDREQFEDDQKVCCGFFFKDDQKAENDMAMKRAALLEKRLRRERETLLRKQQLEAELEHKKEETRRKTEEERQKKEDERARREFIKQEYMRRKQLKLMEDMDTVIKPRSLSIKQKKPRPKSIHRDHIESPKTPIKGPPGSQLCRVFSVSSLSLASLNTGDNESVQSGKRTPRSESVEGFLSPSRCGSRNGEKDWENASTTSSVASATEYTGPKLFKEPSAKSNKYIIQNALAHCCLAGKVNEGQKKKILEEMEKSDANNFLILFRDSGCQFRSLYTYCPDTEEINKLTGIGPKSITKKMIEGLYKYNSDRKQFSHIPAKTLSASVDAITIHSHLWQTKRPVTPKKLLPTKA
- the CAMSAP2 gene encoding calmodulin-regulated spectrin-associated protein 2 isoform X1, with the protein product MGDAADAKEMRKTFIVPAIKPFDHYDFSRAKIACNLAWLVAKAFGTENVPEELREPFYTDQYDQEHIKPPVVNLLLSAELYCRAGSLILKSDAAKPLLGHDAVIQALAQKGLYVTDQEKLVTERDLHKKPIQMSAHLAMIDTLMMAYTVEMVSVEKVIACTQQYSTFLQATDVPYDIEDAVMYWINKVNEHLKDIMEQEQKLKEHHSAESAGGQKSPTKWFWKLVPARYRKEQTLLKQLPCIPLVENLLKDGTDGCALAALIHFYCPDIIKLEDICLKETMSLADSLYNLQLIQEFCQEYLNQCCHFSLEDMLYAASSIKSNYMVFMAELFWWFEVVKPSFVQPRVVVHPQAEPAKDAASAHSLNTNRRNYVDSPSGSDFAARLESPAYTPSHPLQSPQQPYPSVPGVIRRSTSMSYVDGYVGTWPKEKRSSLHGVSFDIPFDKEKSIPLPTPSRGIPRSVSNEGLTGNINRVPKHSRKNLSFKPLNGEEENQGIEEEKDVIALKDTKANQSLNANQRNANESSHYRFPNGALQNRAVLDDFGNQIETPSIEEALQIIHDTEKPPRLLQTDQITNGFFLHNREMSILNSNIKPNQSTPDIITDTKGALSPVTDTTEVDTGIHVPSEDIPETMDEDSSLRDYTVSMDSDMEEPAKLLQDYDTRAGNHRDQLSPCPSSVSTKSQAGSSASSSSGVKMTSFAEQKFRKLNHTDSKSSGSSSQKTTPEGSELNIPHVVAWTHIPEEASVPQGRDTTQLLASEMVQLRMKLEEKRRAIEAQKKKVEAAFTKQRQKMGRTAFLNVVKKKGDGVSPLREEAAGAEDEKVFSDNNRLKEKETQKSDDPTSKTSELLKETPENSHSRWLKSPATSVDAEKQWNLASPSEENLNEGDLLEYTKSIEKLNSSLHFLQQEMQRLSLQQEMLMQMREQQAWVISPPQPSPQKQTRDFKSSSRQAGTPSAVAPFSQESPRSTHQSPQSSNRKNASFHIKMQRTPRPNELKITPLNRTLTAPRSVDSLPRLRRFSPSQVPIQTRSFVCFGDDGEHVSEAQVKGNLVKEAKPTEGEAKEEGPKLPKQCAEKLEEKEIKPIESNVSEVLSQPITETVCLTPNEDQLNQPILPPPAPKTANLIEVSLSDLKPPEKSEASVEKYEGESDREQFEDDQKVCCGFFFKDDQKAENDMAMKRAALLEKRLRRERETLLRKQQLEAELEHKKEETRRKTEEERQKKEDERARREFIKQEYMRRKQLKLMEDMDTVIKPRSLSIKQKKPRPKSIHRDHIESPKTPIKGPPGSQLCRVFSVSSLSLASLNTGDNESVQSGKRTPRSESVEGFLSPSRCGSRNGEKDWENASTTSSVASATEYTGPKLFKEPSAKSNKYIIQNALAHCCLAGKVNEGQKKKILEEMEKSDANNFLILFRDSGCQFRSLYTYCPDTEEINKLTGIGPKSITKKMIEGLYKYNSDRKQFSHIPAKTLSASVDAITIHSHLWQTKRPVTPKKLLPTKA
- the CAMSAP2 gene encoding calmodulin-regulated spectrin-associated protein 2 isoform X4, encoding MGDAADAKEMRKTFIVPAIKPFDHYDFSRAKIACNLAWLVAKAFGTENVPEELREPFYTDQYDQEHIKPPVVNLLLSAELYCRAGSLILKSDAAKPLLGHDAVIQALAQKGLYVTDQEKLVTERDLHKKPIQMSAHLAMIDTLMMAYTVEMVSVEKVIACTQQYSTFLQATDVPYDIEDAVMYWINKVNEHLKDIMEQEQKLKEHHSAESAGGQKARYRKEQTLLKQLPCIPLVENLLKDGTDGCALAALIHFYCPDIIKLEDICLKETMSLADSLYNLQLIQEFCQEYLNQCCHFSLEDMLYAASSIKSNYMVFMAELFWWFEVVKPSFVQPRVVVHPQAEPAKDAASAHSLNTNRRNYVDSPSGSDFAARLESPAYTPSHPLQSPQQPYPSVPGVIRRSTSMSYVDGYVGTWPKEKRSSLHGVSFDIPFDKEKSIPLPTPSRGIPRSVSNEGLTGNINRVPKHSRKNLSFKPLNGEEENQGIEEEKDVIALKDTKANQSLNANQRNANESSHYRFPNGALQNRAVLDDFGNQIETPSIEEALQIIHDTEKPPRLLQTDQITNGFFLHNREMSILNSNIKPNQSTPDIITDTKGALSPVTDTTEVDTGIHVPSEDIPETMDEDSSLRDYTVSMDSDMEEPAKLLQDYDTRAGNHRDQLSPCPSSVSTKSQAGSSASSSSGVKMTSFAEQKFRKLNHTDSKSSGSSSQKTTPEGSELNIPHVVAWTHIPEEASVPQGRDTTQLLASEMVQLRMKLEEKRRAIEAQKKKVEAAFTKQRQKMGRTAFLNVVKKKGDGVSPLREEAAGAEDEKVFSDNNRLKEKETQKSDDPTSKTSELLKETPENSHSRWLKSPATSVDAEKQWNLASPSEENLNEGDLLEYTKSIEKLNSSLHFLQQEMQRLSLQQEMLMQMREQQAWVISPPQPSPQKQTRDFKSSSRQAGTPSAVAPFSQESPRSTHQSPQSSNRKNASFHIKMQRTPRPNELKITPLNRTLTAPRSVDSLPRLRRFSPSQVPIQTRSFVCFGDDGEHVSEAQVKGNLVKEAKPTEGEAKEEGPKLPKQCAEKLEEKEIKPIESNVSEVLSQPITETVCLTPNEDQLNQPILPPPAPKTANLIEVSLSDLKPPEKSEASVEKYEGESDREQFEDDQKVCCGFFFKDDQKAENDMAMKRAALLEKRLRRERETLLRKQQLEAELEHKKEETRRKTEEERQKKEDERARREFIKQEYMRRKQLKLMEDMDTVIKPRSLSIKQKKPRPKSIHRDHIESPKTPIKGPPVSSLSLASLNTGDNESVQSGKRTPRSESVEGFLSPSRCGSRNGEKDWENASTTSSVASATEYTGPKLFKEPSAKSNKYIIQNALAHCCLAGKVNEGQKKKILEEMEKSDANNFLILFRDSGCQFRSLYTYCPDTEEINKLTGIGPKSITKKMIEGLYKYNSDRKQFSHIPAKTLSASVDAITIHSHLWQTKRPVTPKKLLPTKA